The following are encoded in a window of Fibrobacter succinogenes genomic DNA:
- a CDS encoding flavodoxin family protein: MKVILFNGSRRENGCTYTALNIVANQLKAAGIETKIVFVGGRVLKGEVNEVVHEAKELLASADGVVYGSPVYYASPSGEMLMFLDRLYGIAEANLLFKPAANVVSARRAGTTASLDVLNKYPTYAQQPLVTSRYWNMVHGSNPEDVLKDEEGVQIMKELGRNMAWLLKSIEAGKQAGVTQPDAKQKVYTNFIR, encoded by the coding sequence ATGAAGGTTATCTTGTTTAACGGCAGCCGTCGCGAAAATGGCTGCACTTATACGGCTCTGAACATCGTCGCAAACCAGCTCAAGGCCGCTGGAATCGAAACGAAAATCGTGTTTGTCGGTGGGCGAGTGCTCAAGGGCGAGGTGAATGAAGTTGTCCACGAAGCGAAGGAACTCTTGGCATCGGCGGACGGCGTTGTTTACGGTTCTCCGGTTTATTACGCCTCTCCGAGTGGCGAAATGCTGATGTTCCTTGACCGACTTTATGGTATTGCGGAAGCAAATCTGTTGTTCAAGCCGGCAGCAAATGTGGTCTCGGCTCGCCGCGCTGGTACAACAGCATCTCTTGATGTGCTCAACAAGTACCCAACTTATGCGCAACAGCCGCTGGTGACTTCGCGCTATTGGAACATGGTCCATGGTTCGAATCCGGAAGATGTGTTGAAGGACGAAGAAGGCGTGCAAATTATGAAGGAACTGGGCCGCAATATGGCATGGCTCCTCAAGAGCATAGAAGCGGGCAAACAGGCTGGCGTGACGCAGCCGGACGCCAAGCAGAAAGTCTATACCAATTTCATTCGATAA
- the bioA gene encoding adenosylmethionine--8-amino-7-oxononanoate transaminase — MNTLLNFDSEHLWHPYAALKNTPARFLAKSAHGTTIETADGLKLIDAVSSWWCMAHGHNAPEIVEAICKQSEKMCHVMFGGFTHEPAIELGEKLVNFLPEGLNKIFFADSGSIAVECAAKMAVQYQHSLGRPERCKLVALKGGYHGDTAGAMALSDPDGMHVLFRGIMPHHYFAERPNCRFDEAWNPADFASMERVVEEHKDEIAAVICEPVFQGGNGMWLYNAGYLKRLRELCDRYGILLILDEIASGFYRTGPRFAMMHTAENGAGNCRENKCADFIKPDIMCIGKALTGGSITMAACVASEKVADTITNSKIPAFMHGPTYMANPLACAAGIASLSLFESRDYASSVARIEKRLKQNLEPLRSLENAADVRVLGAIGVLELKAKPSADDILRVIRETGVWLRPFCNYVYTMPPLITTDSEIDRICEAIKLIGECEPAPIVDGEDEFHE, encoded by the coding sequence ATGAATACGCTATTGAATTTTGACAGCGAGCATTTGTGGCACCCGTATGCTGCGCTGAAAAATACCCCCGCAAGATTCCTTGCAAAGTCGGCTCACGGAACGACGATTGAAACAGCCGATGGATTGAAACTGATTGATGCCGTATCGAGCTGGTGGTGCATGGCTCACGGGCATAACGCTCCTGAAATTGTTGAAGCGATTTGCAAGCAAAGCGAAAAAATGTGCCACGTGATGTTCGGCGGTTTTACGCACGAGCCTGCAATTGAACTGGGTGAAAAGCTGGTGAACTTTTTGCCTGAGGGCTTGAACAAGATTTTCTTTGCGGATTCGGGAAGCATCGCCGTGGAATGCGCCGCCAAGATGGCGGTGCAGTACCAGCATTCGCTGGGTCGCCCGGAGCGCTGTAAGTTGGTCGCCTTGAAGGGCGGCTACCACGGCGATACGGCAGGCGCAATGGCTTTGAGCGATCCCGATGGCATGCATGTGCTTTTCCGCGGAATCATGCCGCACCATTACTTTGCGGAACGCCCGAACTGCCGTTTTGACGAAGCCTGGAATCCAGCGGATTTTGCATCGATGGAACGCGTTGTCGAAGAGCATAAAGATGAAATTGCGGCGGTCATTTGCGAGCCTGTTTTTCAGGGCGGAAACGGCATGTGGCTTTATAATGCGGGTTACCTCAAGCGACTTCGTGAACTTTGCGACCGTTATGGCATCTTGCTTATTTTGGACGAAATTGCATCAGGATTTTACCGCACGGGCCCGCGATTTGCGATGATGCATACTGCTGAAAACGGTGCTGGTAATTGCCGCGAAAATAAATGCGCCGACTTTATAAAGCCAGACATTATGTGCATCGGCAAGGCGCTTACGGGCGGCTCGATTACGATGGCGGCTTGCGTTGCTTCGGAGAAGGTCGCCGATACGATTACGAATAGCAAGATTCCGGCGTTTATGCATGGACCGACATACATGGCGAACCCGCTTGCGTGTGCGGCTGGGATTGCTTCGCTTTCGTTGTTTGAAAGTCGCGATTACGCGTCGAGCGTGGCGCGGATTGAAAAACGCTTGAAGCAGAATTTGGAACCGCTACGTTCGCTTGAAAATGCGGCAGACGTGCGTGTGCTTGGGGCGATAGGTGTTTTGGAATTGAAGGCGAAACCGTCCGCAGACGACATTCTGCGTGTGATTCGCGAGACCGGAGTGTGGCTCAGACCGTTCTGCAATTACGTTTACACGATGCCACCGCTCATTACGACCGATTCTGAAATCGACCGCATTTGCGAAGCAATCAAGTTGATTGGTGAATGTGAACCCGCGCCAATTGTAGATGGCGAAGACGAATTCCATGAATAA
- a CDS encoding GGDEF domain-containing protein translates to MDNYKNFIADFPVNSAEFFTAITYATTELYISMHVLDLENMTAYPIKTNEFIDKFMKCANTLQASITNIMVNLACPESVETIKNFTILSTLPERLKNTNVISEIFHGKIHGWSKAMFVRIGEEKPLRRVLYLVENVNEQMTKLEQEKELLEQNRKQQNMINALMNGYTSVVGVDFTTEKVEIFRINDRIKNALGLTKEPPPFKVLVEKYINRTVHEEDRDSLRKVIDESYIKEYLLVGGSLSKIFHNELGQYVEMKVVRTGEESIVFGFTNKNSEITEINDKIYKDSLTQVMNRKYFDDKLSSRNSQAVVMADIDFFKEINDNYGHQCGDAALAAVASILRFSVRNLDRVVRYGGDEFLISFRNISHKVLKIRLEQMRAEAEKIILQDYPDVKLTMSFGGTFGDGTVSDMLSFADKALYVSKKKRNCVTLVPFEC, encoded by the coding sequence GGAGTTTTTCACAGCTATAACTTACGCCACAACTGAACTGTACATTTCGATGCATGTACTCGATCTTGAGAATATGACTGCATATCCAATCAAGACTAACGAATTCATCGATAAGTTTATGAAATGTGCTAATACATTACAAGCAAGTATTACCAACATCATGGTAAACCTTGCTTGCCCGGAAAGTGTTGAAACCATTAAAAATTTTACGATTCTTTCCACATTGCCAGAACGCCTGAAAAATACAAATGTTATTTCAGAAATTTTTCATGGAAAGATTCACGGTTGGAGTAAGGCGATGTTTGTTCGCATTGGCGAAGAAAAGCCATTACGTCGAGTTCTCTACCTTGTCGAAAATGTAAATGAGCAAATGACAAAGTTGGAACAAGAGAAAGAACTCTTGGAGCAAAACCGCAAGCAACAAAATATGATCAATGCGCTCATGAACGGATATACCTCTGTTGTCGGTGTCGATTTTACAACTGAAAAGGTGGAAATTTTCCGCATTAATGACCGAATCAAAAATGCACTTGGCCTCACGAAAGAACCGCCACCGTTCAAAGTCCTTGTTGAAAAATACATCAACAGGACGGTTCACGAAGAGGATCGAGACAGCCTCCGAAAAGTAATTGACGAATCCTATATTAAGGAATACTTGCTAGTTGGCGGTAGTTTATCCAAAATCTTTCACAACGAGCTCGGTCAATATGTCGAGATGAAGGTTGTACGAACTGGCGAAGAATCAATAGTATTCGGCTTTACCAATAAAAATAGCGAAATTACAGAAATAAACGACAAAATCTATAAAGATTCCTTGACTCAAGTGATGAACCGCAAGTATTTTGATGATAAGTTATCTTCACGTAATAGCCAAGCGGTTGTCATGGCCGATATTGATTTTTTCAAGGAAATCAACGACAATTACGGCCACCAGTGTGGAGATGCAGCCCTTGCTGCCGTGGCGTCGATTTTGCGATTTTCTGTTCGTAATTTAGATCGTGTGGTACGTTATGGAGGCGACGAGTTCCTAATTTCGTTCAGAAACATCAGTCATAAAGTCCTGAAAATCAGGCTTGAACAGATGCGTGCAGAGGCGGAAAAAATCATTTTGCAAGATTACCCGGATGTAAAGTTGACGATGAGCTTTGGCGGAACATTCGGTGACGGAACCGTTTCAGACATGCTCTCTTTTGCCGACAAGGCGCTTTATGTATCCAAGAAAAAACGGAACTGCGTGACCTTAGTTCCGTTTGAATGCTAA